A genomic region of Glycine max cultivar Williams 82 chromosome 15, Glycine_max_v4.0, whole genome shotgun sequence contains the following coding sequences:
- the LOC100802126 gene encoding acid phosphatase 1-like precursor: MVPSAFLFHFLFFFSLLISFSFSDSDSDSDSNSVGPTFHRVFPRPLIVEYPEFEAGLRCGAWRVAGEANNLGAWRTIPEECTEYVKEYMTGKGYAVDLEMVSKEAEEFARSVPLGSDGKDAWIFDIDETLLSNLPYYAAHGYGLEVFDHEKFNNWVEKGVAPAIEPSLKLYEDVLNLGFKVILLTGRSERHRSVTVDNLINAGFKEWDQLILRNSDDQGKRAVLYKSEKRSEMEKDGYRILGNSGDQWSDLLGSSVSVRSFKLPNPMYYIP; the protein is encoded by the exons ATGGTTCCCTCTGCCTTTCTGTTccatttcctcttcttcttttcaCTCCTCATCTCGTTTTCCTTCTCCGATTCCGATTCCGATTCCGATTCCAATTCCGTAGGCCCCACTTTCCACCGCGTGTTCCCGCGGCCGCTGATCGTGGAGTACCCGGAGTTCGAGGCGGGGCTGCGGTGCGGCGCGTGGCGCGTGGCGGGGGAGGCGAACAACCTGGGCGCGTGGAGGACGATTCCGGAGGAATGCACGGAGTACGTGAAGGAGTACATGACCGGGAAGGGGTACGCGGTCGACCTCGAAATGGTCTCCAAAGAGGCGGAGGAGTTCGCGAGGAGTGTGCCTCTCGGCAGCGACGGGAAGGACGCGTGGATTTTCGACATCGACGAGACTCTCCTCTCCAATCTCCCCTATTATGCCGCACACGGATACGG GCTTGAGGTCTTTGACCACGAGAAGTTTAACAATTGGGTGGAGAAGGGTGTAGCTCCAGCCATTGAACCCAGTTTAAAGCTCTATGAAGATGTTTTGAATCTGGGATTCAAGGTTATTCTACTGACAGGACGGAGTGAAAGGCACAGGAGTGTCACTGTTGATAATTTGATCAATGCTGGGTTTAAGGAATGGGACCAGCTCATACTAAG AAACTCAGATGATCAAGGGAAACGAGCTGTACTCTACAAATCAGAGAAGAGGAGTGAGATGGAGAAAGATGGATACAGGATTCTTGGAAATTCTGGTGACCAGTGGAGCGATTTATTAGGTTCTTCAGTATCTGTTCGGTCCTTCAAGCTTCCAAATCCCATGTATTACATTCCATAG